In Vibrio hippocampi, the following are encoded in one genomic region:
- a CDS encoding GNAT family N-acetyltransferase, translating to MAVIREMDISDYSQVIELWSETEAMLLRDADSMENIARYLQRNPNLSFVALKGGDIVGAILVGTDGRRGYIQHLAVNSNCRGQGIGAKLISAAVDGLANIGIAKTHLFVANDNLNAQGFYQKLGWFARDEVRMFSFNSSNSGNV from the coding sequence ATAGCAGTGATAAGAGAAATGGATATCTCCGATTACTCTCAAGTGATTGAATTATGGTCTGAAACAGAAGCGATGCTGTTACGTGATGCAGACTCAATGGAAAACATTGCTCGTTACTTACAGCGCAACCCAAATCTTAGTTTTGTCGCACTCAAAGGTGGCGATATTGTCGGTGCCATTTTGGTCGGAACGGATGGTCGTCGGGGCTACATTCAGCATCTAGCTGTCAATTCCAATTGCCGTGGTCAAGGTATAGGAGCAAAACTAATTTCAGCAGCCGTAGATGGTCTTGCAAACATTGGCATTGCAAAAACGCACCTATTCGTTGCCAATGATAATCTCAATGCTCAAGGGTTTTACCAAAAACTGGGGTGGTTCGCTCGTGACGAAGTGCGTATGTTTTCCTTTAATTCTTCCAATAGTGGCAATGTGTAG
- a CDS encoding Gfo/Idh/MocA family protein, which yields MTQASTVNNNKADAKKVLVYGTGFAGQGHAAAFRDAGAEVVGIVGRTEKVVEEVAAKLDIPYFGTNWQLALEVCKPDIVAIATPGGAHVEPIKDAIQFGCHVFCDKPLTESGESAVEIYRLAQKRGVKTAFASSFRYMPNIIHAKQLVEQGAIGEPLEVECISHFNLDRYIPFGWSHEQAAGGGRLNNNFTHLLSIVTSVVGENILSICGEVRNDMPKAPVVSGVHNFTERRNFIPKDIDDPNLEWRDCDVEWSYTVMAQVESRIETANPVSVLFKHGGLVPRFNDDHIVFHGSKGSIYIKGHYGGGPLYLWDGAQWQEQTLPAEISALLPDIDDDTQRSWTHLARLLVNDISGNGDEAYQTFEDGCRYQQIIDLIRKNDRWVDVRKLLD from the coding sequence ATGACGCAAGCAAGCACAGTAAATAACAACAAAGCAGATGCAAAGAAAGTCCTAGTTTATGGAACTGGTTTCGCTGGGCAAGGTCACGCCGCCGCGTTTCGTGATGCGGGTGCGGAAGTCGTGGGTATTGTCGGTCGTACTGAAAAAGTGGTTGAAGAAGTCGCGGCAAAACTCGACATCCCATACTTCGGTACCAACTGGCAATTGGCTTTAGAGGTTTGTAAGCCCGATATTGTCGCGATTGCAACACCGGGTGGTGCTCACGTTGAGCCAATTAAAGACGCCATTCAATTTGGCTGTCATGTATTTTGTGACAAGCCGCTGACTGAGAGCGGGGAATCCGCTGTTGAGATATATCGATTAGCGCAAAAGCGCGGGGTGAAAACCGCGTTCGCTTCCAGCTTCCGTTATATGCCAAATATCATTCATGCCAAGCAATTGGTTGAGCAAGGGGCGATTGGCGAGCCACTCGAAGTTGAATGCATTTCGCATTTTAATCTTGATCGCTACATACCGTTTGGTTGGTCGCACGAACAAGCCGCGGGCGGTGGACGACTCAACAATAACTTTACTCACCTGCTGTCTATCGTGACTTCTGTTGTTGGTGAAAACATACTGTCTATTTGTGGCGAAGTACGAAACGATATGCCCAAAGCTCCCGTGGTAAGTGGCGTGCATAATTTTACTGAGCGCCGCAACTTTATCCCTAAAGATATCGACGATCCGAATCTTGAGTGGCGCGATTGCGATGTGGAATGGTCCTACACCGTTATGGCACAAGTGGAAAGCCGTATAGAAACCGCAAATCCGGTATCAGTACTGTTTAAGCATGGTGGTTTGGTGCCGCGTTTCAATGACGATCATATTGTGTTCCATGGCAGCAAAGGCTCTATCTATATCAAAGGACATTATGGCGGTGGTCCGCTATACCTTTGGGATGGTGCGCAATGGCAAGAGCAAACGCTTCCCGCTGAGATTAGTGCGTTGCTACCGGATATTGATGACGATACTCAACGCAGTTGGACTCACCTTGCACGCCTGTTGGTCAACGATATTTCTGGGAACGGCGATGAAGCCTATCAAACCTTTGAAGATGGTTGTCGCTATCAGCAAATTATCGACTTGATCCGTAAAAATGACCGCTGGGTGGACGTGAGAAAGCTGTTGGATTGA
- the manD gene encoding D-mannonate dehydratase ManD, translated as MKISEIKVFVTNPGRNFVTVKVCTDEGVYGLGDATLNGREMAVATYLEEHVAPCLIGRNPQDIEDIWQYLYQGVYWRRGPVTMAAIAAIDMALWDIKGKVANLPVYQLLGGKCRQGVTVYAHANGETIDDTLDKVAECIEQGFKAVRLQTAIPGLKETYGVLGDKKDYFELQGNRPLPPEQEWSTAKYFKLVPELFERARERFGDQVHFLHDVHSRLTPIESAKLGKMLEPYNLLFLEDASIAENQANYELIRQHTTTPLAIGETYNTIWDCKDMIQNQWIDFIRVAATHAGGITGVKKISDFAAVYNVRTAPHGAPDLSPICFAAHAHLNTATHNFGIQEFVGFGNEACQKIFKHDFKLDNGMIIVSDAPGLGVEFDEQQAEQYQYKRSYLPVSRLEDGTLWHW; from the coding sequence ATGAAAATTAGTGAAATAAAAGTATTTGTCACCAATCCAGGTCGTAACTTTGTCACGGTGAAAGTGTGTACAGATGAGGGGGTTTATGGTCTTGGGGACGCAACACTGAATGGCAGAGAAATGGCGGTTGCCACTTATTTAGAAGAACATGTCGCGCCTTGCTTAATAGGTCGTAACCCGCAAGATATTGAAGACATTTGGCAATACCTCTATCAAGGTGTTTATTGGCGTCGTGGTCCGGTGACCATGGCGGCTATTGCTGCGATTGATATGGCGTTGTGGGATATTAAAGGCAAGGTAGCGAACCTCCCAGTGTATCAACTGCTGGGCGGAAAGTGCCGTCAAGGTGTCACGGTTTACGCGCACGCAAACGGCGAAACCATCGACGATACCTTGGATAAAGTGGCGGAATGTATCGAGCAAGGCTTTAAGGCGGTAAGACTGCAAACCGCTATTCCTGGTCTAAAAGAGACCTATGGCGTTTTAGGTGATAAAAAAGATTACTTTGAGCTGCAAGGTAACCGTCCTTTGCCACCCGAGCAAGAGTGGTCAACCGCGAAATACTTTAAGCTAGTTCCAGAGTTGTTTGAACGAGCAAGAGAACGCTTTGGCGATCAGGTTCACTTTCTTCATGATGTGCATAGCCGCTTAACGCCAATCGAATCCGCTAAGCTTGGCAAAATGCTCGAACCGTATAACCTGTTGTTTTTAGAAGATGCGTCTATTGCGGAAAACCAAGCTAACTACGAGCTTATCCGCCAGCATACCACCACGCCTTTAGCAATTGGTGAAACCTACAATACGATTTGGGATTGTAAAGACATGATCCAAAACCAGTGGATTGACTTTATCCGTGTTGCAGCGACTCACGCAGGAGGCATCACTGGCGTTAAGAAAATCTCTGATTTTGCCGCGGTATATAACGTTCGCACTGCACCCCATGGTGCCCCTGACTTATCGCCTATCTGTTTTGCGGCTCATGCTCACCTTAATACCGCGACACATAACTTTGGGATCCAAGAGTTTGTTGGTTTTGGTAATGAAGCATGTCAGAAGATTTTTAAGCACGACTTTAAATTGGATAATGGCATGATCATCGTCAGTGACGCACCGGGATTAGGCGTGGAGTTTGATGAACAACAAGCCGAGCAATATCAATACAAGCGTTCGTACCTGCCAGTCAGTCGTCTAGAAGATGGCACGCTATGGCATTGGTAA
- a CDS encoding AraC family transcriptional regulator, translating to MVGSVRDIDQSYWTSQFMPHLTVRYTKDSRQSYKAHYHADLSIGIIEAGKTDLSLPNEHLFLTKGDLILIEPKLVHACNPVENQPRSYHMLYIDNDWCCQRLSKLFGFEVLTFTVDQALFRHPVNESGLGQLIPQLLKQESLQTASMVESSLIDLLSLCCTPKNGVLDDDKLALQLKQLLLQDIENTPQLDVLARQLGQSKETLIRKFKSQFGITPKSFLNNHRIEKAKVLLRGGMQIADVAIEVGFSDQSQLHRSFVNYTASTPRQYQNIKSIFDNNH from the coding sequence ATGGTTGGAAGCGTAAGAGATATTGATCAGAGTTACTGGACAAGCCAGTTTATGCCTCACCTGACTGTTCGATATACAAAAGACAGTCGGCAAAGCTATAAGGCGCATTACCACGCTGATTTATCTATTGGAATTATCGAGGCAGGTAAAACAGACTTGTCATTACCCAACGAGCACCTATTTCTAACAAAAGGCGATCTGATCCTGATTGAACCTAAATTGGTTCATGCCTGTAACCCGGTAGAAAACCAACCTCGCAGTTATCACATGCTTTACATCGACAACGATTGGTGCTGTCAGAGGTTATCAAAACTCTTTGGTTTCGAGGTGCTAACCTTTACTGTTGACCAAGCCTTGTTTCGCCATCCAGTCAATGAGAGTGGCTTAGGACAATTAATTCCACAACTATTGAAACAGGAGTCTCTGCAAACTGCTTCCATGGTCGAAAGCTCTCTTATCGATTTACTGAGCCTTTGTTGTACACCGAAAAATGGGGTGCTTGATGATGACAAATTAGCTCTGCAACTCAAACAGCTTCTTCTGCAAGACATAGAGAATACTCCGCAACTAGATGTGCTTGCCCGCCAGTTGGGACAAAGCAAAGAGACATTAATTAGAAAATTCAAAAGTCAGTTTGGAATCACACCGAAATCATTTCTCAATAACCATCGAATTGAAAAGGCTAAAGTATTGCTCAGAGGTGGCATGCAGATTGCCGACGTTGCTATTGAGGTTGGATTCTCTGACCAGAGTCAATTGCATCGATCTTTCGTCAACTATACAGCCTCCACTCCAAGGCAATATCAAAACATAAAGTCAATTTTCGACAATAATCACTAA
- a CDS encoding LysE family translocator, producing the protein MSYSTFFPVAFPALAFAHFVALLSPGQDFFLIVAHSIRHKLQGSRFICLGVALGNAVYIGVAIFGWTSIRDNKVMYLLVEVLGGIYLLWLGIALFRSTKRETELHFEQLEIPTAKKQLMLGLNSALLNPKNALFYMSLMTVILGSEVTLIQQISCGLWMFFAVLIWDLLIASLLGQPRVQKPLSGYIHIVERFAGLILISFGIALFVGYLNF; encoded by the coding sequence ATGTCGTACTCTACATTTTTCCCTGTTGCTTTTCCTGCACTCGCTTTCGCTCACTTTGTTGCTTTACTCAGTCCGGGACAAGATTTTTTCTTGATTGTTGCCCACTCAATTCGACATAAGTTGCAAGGTAGCCGCTTTATTTGTCTCGGTGTTGCATTAGGTAATGCTGTCTATATCGGAGTCGCGATATTTGGCTGGACCAGTATACGTGACAATAAAGTGATGTATTTATTGGTCGAAGTCTTAGGGGGGATTTATCTTTTGTGGTTAGGTATCGCTCTATTCAGAAGCACAAAACGAGAGACTGAACTTCATTTTGAACAGCTAGAAATCCCTACAGCTAAAAAGCAATTGATGTTGGGACTAAACTCGGCACTACTTAACCCTAAAAATGCACTGTTTTATATGAGCCTAATGACCGTTATTCTTGGCAGTGAAGTGACGCTTATCCAACAAATTTCGTGTGGATTATGGATGTTTTTCGCCGTTCTTATCTGGGATTTACTTATTGCATCACTTTTAGGTCAGCCTCGTGTTCAAAAACCTTTAAGTGGCTATATTCATATTGTAGAACGCTTTGCTGGACTGATTCTAATCAGCTTTGGAATCGCTTTATTCGTTGGCTATTTAAACTTTTAA